A region from the Lepidochelys kempii isolate rLepKem1 chromosome 16, rLepKem1.hap2, whole genome shotgun sequence genome encodes:
- the LOC140899232 gene encoding putative methyltransferase C9orf114 isoform X8 — protein MAGGAKRPRGLQEKEKKVDWRKWKQEKKEEKKKWREIKLLRKLEKKRMQEVIEKQKEEERAKEDKGRHYTVSIALPGSILNNAQSPELRTYLAGQIARACAIFCVDEIVVFDEQGEDSRTVEGQFDGIGKKGQACVQLARILQYLECPQYLRKSFFPKHQDLQFAGLLNPLDSPHHVRLDEDSEYREGVVLARPTKPGKGSFVNCGMRKEVQIDRQLESGLRVTVQLDKQQNPDSKIQKGTVVSSNHPRTVSGLYWGYNIRLASCLSAVFAECPFKEGYDLSIGTSERGTCVDQAVLPSFSHVLIVFGGLQGLEASVDGDPNLESTDPSVLFDLYLNTCPSQGSRTIRTEEALLISLSALRPHIDEAVRKARGS, from the exons aaaaagaagagaagaaaaaatggAGGGAAATAAAGCTATtgagaaaactggaaaagaaaagaatgcAGGAGGTgatagaaaaacaaaaagaagaagaaagggcaAAGGAAGACAAAG GACGTCATTACACAGTTAGCATAGCTCTGCCAGGTTCCATCCTGAACAATGCACAGTCTCCAGAGTTGCGGACATACCTTGCTGGGCagattgccagggcctgtgccaTCTTCTGTGTGGATGAGATTGTGGTGTTTGATGAGCAAGGAGAAGATTCGAG GACTGTGGAAGGGCAGTTTGATGGAATTGGAAAAAAAGGACAGGCCTGCGTGCAGCTGGCTCGGATTCTACAATATTTGGAATGTCCTCA ATACCTGAGAAAATCATTTTTCCCGAAACACCAGGATCTGCAGTTTGCAG GGCTCCTGAACCCATTGGACAGCCCTCATCATGTGCGGTTAGATGAGGACTCAGAATACCGGGAAGGAGTGGTGTTAGCCCGGCCCACCAAGCCAGGCAAAGGCTCCTTTGTTAACTGTGGGATGAGGAAG GAGGTACAGATAGACAGACAGCTAGAGTCTGGTCTTCGAGTCACTGTTCAACTGGACAAGCAGCAGAATCCAG ACAGTAAAATACAGAAAGGCACTGTAGTGTCCTCGAACCATCCACGGACTGTGTCTGGCCTGTACTGGGGTTACAATATCCGCTTAGCCTCCTGCCTGA GTGCTGTTTTTGCCGAATGCCCTTTTAAAGAAGGCTATGATCTCTCTATTGGGACCTCTGAGCGAGGGACCTGTGTGGACCAGGCAGTTCTCCCCTCCTTCAG CCATGTTCTAATAGTATTTGGAGGTCTCCAAGGCCTAGAGGCTAGTGTGGATGGTGACCCAAATCTGGAGAGCACTGACCCAAGTGTCTTGTTTGACCTTTACCTAAACACATGTCCCAGCCAGGGCAGCCGCACCATCAGGACAGAG GAAGCACTACTGATATCTCTGTCTGCCCTGAGACCCCACATAGATGAGGCTGTGAGGAAAGCCCGTGGTagctga
- the TBC1D13 gene encoding TBC1 domain family member 13 isoform X2, translated as MSLRNPRSFCRSSVSSALVILLNYLPVEKALWSTLLKKQRELYSQFLKEMIIQPGIAKANLGVSREDVTLEDHPLNPNPDSRWNTYFKDNEVLLQIDKDVRRLYPDMAFFQRPTDYPCLLILDPQNEFETLRKRVEQTTLKSQTVARNRSGVTNVSSPLKTSAPNSLSEYEVLPNGCEAHWEVVERILFIYAKLNPGIAYVQGMNEIVGPLYYTFATDPNSDWKEHAEADTFFCFTNLMAEIRDNFIKSLDDSQCGITYKMEKVYSTLKEKDVELYLKLQEQNIKPQFFAFRWLTLLLSQEFLLPDVIRIWDSLFADDNRFDFLLLVCCAMLILIRDQLLEGDFTLNMRLLQDYPISDVRLILKKAKELQDSK; from the exons ATGTCCTTGCGGAACCCAAGATCGTTCTGCAGAAGCTCTGTGAGCTCTGCTTTAGTG ATCCTCTTGAACTACCTCCCTGTGGAGAAGGCCTTATGGAGCACCTTGCTGAAGAAGCAGAG GGAGCTGTATTCCCAATTCCTGAAGGAAATGATTATCCAGCCTGGGATAGCGAAAGCCAACCTTGGTGTCTCCAGGGAGGATGTGACCTTAGAGGACCAT CCACTCAATCCGAACCCAGACAGCCGATGGAACACTTACTTCAAGGACAACGAAGTGCTGCTGCAGATAGACAAGGATGTCAG GAGGCTGTACCCTGATATGGCATTCTTCCAGCGTCCAACTGACTACCCCTGCTTGCTAATCCTGGACCCCCAGAATGAGTTTGAGACTCTCCGCAAGCGAGTGGAACAGACGACACTCAAGTCACAGACAGTGGCAAGAAACCGGAGTGGAGTCACAAAT GTGAGTTCCCCTCTTAAAACATCTGCTCCTAATTCATTGAGTGAGTATGAAGTTCTGCCTAATGGCTGCGAAGCTCACTGGGAAGTGGTAGAACGAATCCTGTTCATCTACGCCAAGCTAAATCCTGGGATAGCATATGTCCAGGGGATGAATGAAATAGTGGGGCCTCTTTACTATACCTTTGCTACAGATCCCAACAGTGACTGGAAAG AACATGCGGAAGCAGATACATTTTTCTGCTTCACCAATCTAATGGCTGAGATCCGGGACAACTTCATTAAGAGCCTGGATGATTCTCAGTGTGGCATCACCTACAAGATGGAGAAGGTTTACTCCACCCTGAAGGAGAAGGATGTGGAGCTGTACTTGAAACTG CAAGAGCAGAACATTAAGCCCCAGTTCTTTGCCTTCCGTTGGCTGACGCTGCTGCTGTCCCAAGAGTTCCTGTTGCCAGACGTCATCCGTATCTGGGACTCTCTCTTTGCCGATGACAACCGCTTTGATTTTCTGCTGCTTGTCTGCTGCGCCATGTTGAT ACTAATCCGGGATCAATTACTGGAAGGGGACTTCACTCTGAACATGAGGCTGCTACAG GATTATCCCATCTCTGATGTACGCCTGATTCTGAAGAAAGCGAAGGAGCTTCAGGACTCCAAATAG
- the TBC1D13 gene encoding TBC1 domain family member 13 isoform X1, with protein sequence MSSLHKSRIAEFQDVLAEPKIVLQKLCELCFSGIPFDGGLRCLCWKILLNYLPVEKALWSTLLKKQRELYSQFLKEMIIQPGIAKANLGVSREDVTLEDHPLNPNPDSRWNTYFKDNEVLLQIDKDVRRLYPDMAFFQRPTDYPCLLILDPQNEFETLRKRVEQTTLKSQTVARNRSGVTNVSSPLKTSAPNSLSEYEVLPNGCEAHWEVVERILFIYAKLNPGIAYVQGMNEIVGPLYYTFATDPNSDWKEHAEADTFFCFTNLMAEIRDNFIKSLDDSQCGITYKMEKVYSTLKEKDVELYLKLQEQNIKPQFFAFRWLTLLLSQEFLLPDVIRIWDSLFADDNRFDFLLLVCCAMLILIRDQLLEGDFTLNMRLLQDYPISDVRLILKKAKELQDSK encoded by the exons ATGTCGAGTCTGCACAAGAGCAG GATTGCAGAATTTCAGGATGTCCTTGCGGAACCCAAGATCGTTCTGCAGAAGCTCTGTGAGCTCTGCTTTAGTG GGATTCCTTTTGATGGTGGGCTGCGCTGCCTCTGCTGGAAG ATCCTCTTGAACTACCTCCCTGTGGAGAAGGCCTTATGGAGCACCTTGCTGAAGAAGCAGAG GGAGCTGTATTCCCAATTCCTGAAGGAAATGATTATCCAGCCTGGGATAGCGAAAGCCAACCTTGGTGTCTCCAGGGAGGATGTGACCTTAGAGGACCAT CCACTCAATCCGAACCCAGACAGCCGATGGAACACTTACTTCAAGGACAACGAAGTGCTGCTGCAGATAGACAAGGATGTCAG GAGGCTGTACCCTGATATGGCATTCTTCCAGCGTCCAACTGACTACCCCTGCTTGCTAATCCTGGACCCCCAGAATGAGTTTGAGACTCTCCGCAAGCGAGTGGAACAGACGACACTCAAGTCACAGACAGTGGCAAGAAACCGGAGTGGAGTCACAAAT GTGAGTTCCCCTCTTAAAACATCTGCTCCTAATTCATTGAGTGAGTATGAAGTTCTGCCTAATGGCTGCGAAGCTCACTGGGAAGTGGTAGAACGAATCCTGTTCATCTACGCCAAGCTAAATCCTGGGATAGCATATGTCCAGGGGATGAATGAAATAGTGGGGCCTCTTTACTATACCTTTGCTACAGATCCCAACAGTGACTGGAAAG AACATGCGGAAGCAGATACATTTTTCTGCTTCACCAATCTAATGGCTGAGATCCGGGACAACTTCATTAAGAGCCTGGATGATTCTCAGTGTGGCATCACCTACAAGATGGAGAAGGTTTACTCCACCCTGAAGGAGAAGGATGTGGAGCTGTACTTGAAACTG CAAGAGCAGAACATTAAGCCCCAGTTCTTTGCCTTCCGTTGGCTGACGCTGCTGCTGTCCCAAGAGTTCCTGTTGCCAGACGTCATCCGTATCTGGGACTCTCTCTTTGCCGATGACAACCGCTTTGATTTTCTGCTGCTTGTCTGCTGCGCCATGTTGAT ACTAATCCGGGATCAATTACTGGAAGGGGACTTCACTCTGAACATGAGGCTGCTACAG GATTATCCCATCTCTGATGTACGCCTGATTCTGAAGAAAGCGAAGGAGCTTCAGGACTCCAAATAG
- the ENDOG gene encoding endonuclease G, mitochondrial, protein MQRLRGSRWLVAGAALAAGLGLGLAGGRRLGGGPPAAGLLPRLPVVPVVAAAAADLSPPAPGAAARGELAKYGLPGLPPLRSRESYVLCYDPRSRSALWVLEQLRGEAPGGPGDRAACDFQADESVHEYHRATNADYRGSGFDRGHLAAAANHRGSQKAMQDTFYLSNVAPQDPHLNQKAWNNLEKYCRSLTKYNKNVYVCTGPLFLPRMEADGKMYIKYQVIGKNHVAVPTHFFKVLILEKLNGEIELRSYVMPNSPVEETIPLERFLVPIESIERASGLLFVPNILKRTNRLQAIMPGRNS, encoded by the exons ATGCAGCGTCTCCGGGGCAGCAGGTGGCTGGTGGCCGGGGCCGCCTTGgccgcggggctggggctggggctggcgggcGGGAGGCGGCTGGGCGGCGGCCCGCCGGCGGCGGGTTTGCTGCCCCGGCTGCCCGTGGTGCcggtggtggcggcggcggccGCCGACCTCTCCCCGCCGGCGCCCGGGGCCGCGGCCCGCGGCGAGCTGGCCAAGTACGGGCTGCCGGGGCTGCCGCCGCTGCGGAGCCGCGAGTCCTACGTGCTGTGCTACGACCCGCGGAGCCGCAGCGCCCTGTGGGTGCTGGAGCAGCTGCGCGGGGAGGCGCCGGGCGGCCCCGGCGACCGCGCCGCCTGCGACTTCCAGGCGGACGAGTCGGTGCACGAGTATCACCGGGCCACCAACGCCGACTACCGCGGCAGCGGCTTCGACCGCGGCCACCTGGCGGCCGCCGCCAACCACAGGGGCAGCCAGAAGGCCATGCAGGACACCTTCTACCTCAGCAACGTGGCGCCCCAG gATCCTCATTTGAACCAGAAAGCCTGGAATAACCTGGAGAAATACTGCAGGAGTTTAACGAAGTACAACAAGAATGTATATGTCTGCACTGGCCCACTCTTCCTACCCAG GATGGAGGCAGATGGGAAGATGTACATCAAGTACCAGGTGATTGGCAAGAACCATGTAGCGGTCCCCACGCACTTCTTCAAAGTACTCATCCTAGAGAAGCTCAATGGAGAGATTGAGCTGCGCTCCTATGTGATGCCCAACAGCCCCGTGGAGGAGACAATCCCACTTGAACGTTTCCTGGTTCCTATTGAGAGCATCGAGCGGGCATCGGGGCTGTTGTTTGTTCCTAACATCTTGAAAAGAACAAATCGTTTACAAGCCATCATGCCTGGACGCAATAGCTGA